AATGCTGGAACACCATGCCGACGCGCGAACGCAGTTTCGGCAAGTTGGTTTTCGGGTCGGCGATAGACGTGCCATCGACGATCACGTCGCCTTTCTGGAACGGTTCCAGCGCGTTGACGCATTTGATCAGGGTGGATTTGCCGGAACCGGACGGCCCGCACACCACGATCACTTCGCCTTTTTTGACCTCGGTGCTGCAGTCAGTCAGTACCTGGAAGTCGCCATACCACTTGTTGACATTCTTGATAGAGATCATACGGCAAACCTTTTTTGCAGACGCTTGACCAGCTGCGAGGCGGCAAAGCTGATGATGAAGTATGTGAAACCGGCGAAGATCAGGAACTCATTGGAGCGACCGATGATGTCGCCACTGGCGCGCGAGGCATTGAGGAAGTCGACCAGACCCACCGCGTAGACCAGCGAAGTGTCCTGAAACAGGATGATGCTCTGTTGCAGCAGCAGCGGGGTCATCTTGCGGAACGCTTGCGGCAGGATGATCAAACGCATCATCTGGCTATACGTCATGCCCATGGCCTGGGCAGCACTCATCTGGCCCTTGGGAATCGACTGCACGCCGGCGCGGACGATTTCGCAGAAGTACGCCGCTTCGAACATCATGAATGCCACGATGCATGAGGCGAACGCGCCGATCGGGGTGTCTTCACCGGTGATCCAGCGCAGAACGAACGGCACCGCCAGGTAGAACCAGGTGATGACCAGCAGCAATGGAATCGAACGGAAGTAGTTAACGTAGGCGCCGGCGATGTTCGACAGCAGTTTGCTGTGGGACAGGCGCATCAGTGCCAGGATCGTGCCGAGGATGATCCCGCCGACCACGCCCAAGGCCATCAGCTTGAGGGTCATGACCATGCCGTTCCACAAGCCCGGCAGGGAAGGGATGATGCCCGAGAAGTCGAATTCCATCATTTACCCCCTACGGAGATCAGGCCCGGTACGGCGACTTTCTTCTCGACACCGCGCATCAGCAGCATCAGGCCCATGTTCAGCGTGAAGTAGATCAGCGTGGCCAGGGTGAAGGCTTCGAACAGGTTGGCGGAGAACTCGGCGGTCTGTTTGGTCTGCGCGAGCAGCTCCATCAGGCCGATCAGCGATGCCACGGACGAGTTCTTGAATACGTTCAAAAATTCCGAGGTAAGCGGCGGAATGATGATGCGATAAGCCTGGGGCAGCAGCACGTTCCAGTAGATCTGCGGCAGCTTGAAACCCATGGCACGGGCAGCGGATTCCTGGCCGCGAGGCAGCGCCTGGATACCGGTGCGC
This genomic stretch from Pseudomonas wuhanensis harbors:
- a CDS encoding amino acid ABC transporter permease — protein: MEFDFSGIIPSLPGLWNGMVMTLKLMALGVVGGIILGTILALMRLSHSKLLSNIAGAYVNYFRSIPLLLVITWFYLAVPFVLRWITGEDTPIGAFASCIVAFMMFEAAYFCEIVRAGVQSIPKGQMSAAQAMGMTYSQMMRLIILPQAFRKMTPLLLQQSIILFQDTSLVYAVGLVDFLNASRASGDIIGRSNEFLIFAGFTYFIISFAASQLVKRLQKRFAV